From Daucus carota subsp. sativus chromosome 6, DH1 v3.0, whole genome shotgun sequence:
ATTAGCCGTTTCTTTGATCTTGTTTTTTTAGTTCGTTTCTTCCAAATATGCCAGAGTTGTAGTGGCTTGTTCAAGGAGTCAAATTGTTTGTAGCTTGTTCGACGTGATTTTTCTTCTTGTCTACAAAAAATAAGGGATGATACAAGACATCACTACTTGTGTTAATTACTTAATTGTACTAGTTATAATGTTTACACTTTATGACTCTCCAGACATTTAAATATACTGTGTCGCTGTAATGAATACAAGTCTGTGATTACAGGACATGCAAATCTAGAACTACTCTATTTTCACTCTTTATAATAGAGTCCTTAGTACAAGTATTGTTGCACTCAGGAGTATTTAGTTGACTGTATTCTGTTCATGTGGTAAAATCCGAAACTTAAATTGCAGGAAAACGAGTGTGTCATACAAAGAGCTGGAGGAGAGAAAAAACAGACTGAAGGGGTTGGAGAAACTATACGAGGATATGGCATTGAAAAAAGAGCTCCAGGTACCGACGAAACTATCTTCATGACATTTTCCCCCctcttatttataaaaaaaattatattttgtcttTTGAAAGTTACGTATGACTTAAATGCGCTTTGATATATTAGAAAAAGGGCAAGAAGCGCAAACTTCGTGAAGATGAGATAGTCAGTCCAACATCCAAACCAGTATACAAGTGGCGGCAAGAAAGAAAACGTTGAAGCTCCATGATATCTAAAGTTTATCGTCTTACCCAGCTGATTATCTACATCTAATGTGACACTAGGTGCTTGAAATTTGTTTGTTGATGTGTTTAAATTCGAAGATGAGTTTATCAGATGTCCCAGAATTTTCCTTGTGATTAGAGGCAAAGTTAAGGGGAAGCTTCATTCTCTAGAGTAGAAGCAGCTTACATGTATCTTCAACCTTTTTAGTTTTTACCTGATAAAAACAATCCAGCTGTGTACTCATGCATAAAACCCTAAACAATAGACAGTGTTATTTGAAACTGTTCTGATTCCTTTGTATGAGCACATTCAGTTCCTGAAGGGACTTGAATTTCCGGTAAAATTTGTAGTGTATTATAAATAGTATTATAAATAGTTCAATCCGTGTTTTCTATCTTGCCTTGCAATGGTTAGCAGTTTAATTAATGAAAGCAAACTTGATGTAGTGAATCATATTTTACAGGACTTGATGGTGCATTTTATTAAGATCATATATTGTTGCCAAAACCATCAAGTGGCAAGTCGATTTTCAAAATGTGTTGCCCAGTTACGGATAAGTTGAAGACAAATGATTAACATGTTAACGACTGTTTGTATTGCCCAAGTACTATGGTATGGAGACAAGAATCTTTGATCCAGCACTATGCAAGTTTGTGGTCTCTCTGGTGCATGGTTCCCGCCAGTAGGTGATACTTATTCTGTATGTACGCGGTAGGTGATACTTATTCTGTATATACGATATACATGGCGATACTTATTCTCTATGGTGCCCAAGTATGCTGTATGTGCTGGTACGTGATACCTGTTCTGTGTACAGTCTGCTCTTGTTAAGGGATGAGCAATCATCTATGTTGTGCCCATGAGTCATAACTATATTCCTTCACTCTGATTTAGACCCATTGTATACGTTAGTTTAATTATCAATCAATGTTCACAATAATAGTTCAGAAGAACATCATAGGACGAAGGCCAAATTGGTCATCCCCTTCGCAATGTACTGTAAACCAGAAGAGGCCTATACATTGCATGGTGATTCTATGAATTCGATGCATTTAAAACCACATGTGAATGCCTCATGCCTAAACTTCAGTGGTGAGTGGTGTACCATCTTTACTATAGCCAATTTTACAACATATCTGAAGTTTTAACCGGAAATGGATTATTACAAAAATCTAGCAGCAACGTGCTCTGCAATTGCCATGCTTGATGTAATTCCCGGTGATTCAATTCCAAATAGGTTCACAAGACCAGGTATCCCATGGATCTCCTCTCCCTGCAAAATGGTtcacatataaatattaataaattcaaaactATATTgcctaaatttaaatttaaacattCCTCACACCTTCCaggcaacacacaaacaatataGATGCAGATATACAAGAAACTGAATTTATTCCATCAGCTAAAAAAGAAAAGCAATATGTAGATGCTCCAtcgatttttttaaaacatgaaAACTCCATATTAACTATCATTATTTCATTCAATCCATTGGCACTGGCTTATGAAAAGGCAAACAGTAGCTGGCTGGAGATGGGGGAACTCTTTAAAGTGACAGCCACTGTTCACTCGGTTCTATTTTGGCAATTGGCTTCTGTTCTCAGTGTCATGGTAAAAATCTTTGCATTGATAATGCAAGCAATATTTCATTCAACACCACTCAGAATTATAACAATCCACCTTTCCTCATGTTATAGCCGTCCAATTAGAAGAATTTAAAGGCCAGTAATTTATTCACTATAAAACAAATGGAGATGATTGTATAGTATAAATGAAAAAATGTAAGAAACAAATGAATAATACACTCAATCATAAATTTGGCAAAGAAATATTACTTTCTGCCCCATCACTGAACCTGGATTAGGGCCTGTATTATTAGACTaaaataaggacttatttcgagaaaaaatttcatatcaacataatattttttagtattaAGTATTTAGTAGGTGTTTTATATTCTATATTTGCagaaataagtcacttattttcagaaaaaaaattcatatttatgtactccctctatccctctcatttctttacagttttttcacactgctcgacacgcatttaaggcgcatataaaacatagttctataatttatttttaaaatttttcttttttgtataaaaaaatttaaatatcaaatttttattcagaaggaaaaaatgttcaaaataatttatcaaactatctTTTACGAAAGCATTAGAATacgtgccgagcccccgtcccccaatgtaaacaaatgagggggacggagggagtactttttatataattaacggactattttcttaaaataagaTAAGCCAAACTGTAAAAGAGAATACTATTACTGTAGATATACTTGTGcataaacataataattaaaataatctttatacGGCCTATATTGTCCAAAAAGACAATAGAGAGTCGCACAAACCTCCTTTCTCGAgatgcaaaaagtcaaaggaGACTAGTTTCAGGAAGAAGGGAGCCAGTCACTAAACTACTACATTTGTGAGGAGAACTTTGCTTCCAAGAAGGTAGTTACACCAAAAATATTCTTCAAGAAAATTGGCTATTGAACTAACAAAGAACAAGAAATTGGAAAAGATATTGGAAACCTGTATGACGAAATCAACAGAGCCATGTCCAGGACCAGAAAGTTTTGGCCGAATTCCAGCATAGCTAGGCTCCAGCGATCCATCCTTCAGGTCAGGATAATACTTCCATATCTCAGAATAAAACTGATTTGCACGGTCGGCACATACAGAGTAATTAAACCTGGAATAAGGTTGACAAATAGAGCATTAGTAAGTAAAGCACCTTTGTTTAATAATATGATTGAGAATACTTCATTATTAAAAGCAATGCTAAAAAGGATCAATGTTTTCCATGactgaaaaagaaataaaaaccaTCTAATTAGATTGTACAGTTTTTTTAGACCTAACAATTTAGTAAAGAAATATGTAGAGTGTTCTTTTCTATCAAGTCACAAGGCACAGCATGTAGGGACCATGCATACATCCTATAAGTGCAATATTTGTAAGATCAATGAGCATATTAAACTTCTTTCCGCATGCAAGACTAGGCAACTAAAACGCTGCGACTAATCAACCCTCGAAACATAGTTAAACAAATTAACCgagaaataaattaaacaatGAGATGATTAAATTGAAAGCACAATTCATAAGTGTTCTGGTATAAAGTAGTCAAAGCTTAGAATAGGTGCCAGGCAAACAAGACAGAAACATGGCCGACGAGTATGGCCCGTAATATACTTCCTAAAATTTATGTAAACATAATCTATACAATCCGGTAAAGTTGTGACAACTCAATCTATTAAGCACGTGAAGGGAATATATTCTGTGAACTTGAATTAGTTTTATTTCTGCCATGACATGTGCACACAGAACCTCAGACACTGACTCGAAAAATAACTGATCCATATCGACAAAATTGATCTAACTCAATCaccctgtattattttctaGAGATGACCAGCAATGACATGCTTTTATGAACCATTGTATCAGCATAATGATTCCAACTGGATCAGAACTTACATGCATCTTGCACAATCACAACTTATGAAAAAAGTAAAGATGTCAAATTGAATCATGACCTCATTCTATGAACAAAGTTGAGCAAACAATAGCGTAAAGAAACTAAACTTACTTGTTAAGAAAGCTTGATATATCGTCTATACCATCTATCCATTCAACGTCGGGGCCAAATTTGACTTGTCCATTTAAATCTAGAGTAACATGAACACCAAGGCCACCATCCTCAGGTATAGGATAAATTAATCGCTTGAATGGAGGAgctttaatatttgttaaagtGAAGTAGGAGCCACGAGCATAATATGAACCAGGAATAGCTCCACAATTAATGCCACTGAATCGTTTTGCTAAGAGTGGCGCACTCAAGCCTGCAGCGTTCACTACAAGCCTGGGAATGAGCATAAGGTCTGGGTGCAATGAGGATCTTCCATCACAGTTTTCAAGATCCTTGGTTCCGGAAATATGAAGGTGGATATGATTCCCTTCAAGATGACCACCAGTTACAGTAGTATTAAAGGAGAAAGTTGTTCCATGACTTTCAGCCTCCCCCTAAACCCACAATGTGGTGACTATCCCTGTCAATATAATTACAACTCGAATAGAAGCAAATTGAGATGGTAATGCTCAATAGCCTTTTGTTTGAAGTAGATTGGCTCCAATTCTAAATGACCcttctaatttttcattattattgtttaaaatattttattttatgctaGTTTTTAAACCTTTCTAAAAAAGCATATAGCCAAATTTGTGCTCGAGAGTGCAATTACATGTCTTACCAACAAAGATAGCATTAAGGAATGAGTATCAACAATTCCCGAGGCGGATGACAATATAGCTTTCACACATTGCAATTCAGGCTCCattcttttagcttcattacCCTCCATCATTTTCAGACCATCAACTCCATTTTGTAACCCTTGATCCATAAGAACATTTAACTTTGGAATTTCTGAAGATCTGGTGGCCACTATAAGCTTACCAATCTTCTTATAAGGAATCTCACGTTCTTTGCAGTAATCATAAAGCATTTTCCTCCCACTTACACAAAAACGTGCCTGAGAAACAAGATATTAGTACAAATCTAATTCCAGTGAAGGCAAAGAACTAACCATTTAAAAGGACTTGTACATTTTagactaattttaaaatacatagtACGTAATAGCTTCAGCTCTTGAGTTCAAATCTGAAGGAAATTGAATTAAAGAATAAAATTAGTAACTTCCATGCCAATTTGTAAGAGTAGAAATTCGGCCTTTctacattatttattttctgTTCCAAGTAAAATCATCCCCCcacctcaatttttttttaatcttatttcCATCCATATCCCTTCTACTTCAATTCCTTACAAAAACTCAAAACGCAACAGCAAAACTCATTCCAATTCGATTTACTGCTACCCCGTGCTTTTGTTCCTAACAGAAGTCGGGATCAAAGCCTAAGCATCCTAATAAGACTGTCGAATATCAAAACCATACTATGCCTAATTGCTTACTATAAAGAAACGCAAGAAACCCGAAAAACCATATACATTGAAGAACCAAGTATCAACAAATACAACAAGCAACACATAGACAAGGGGGCTTAAAGAATGTAGACCTTGAGGGAGTTAGTGGGGTAATAGATGCCAGCGTGGACAACTTCACTGTTTCTTGAACTAGTTCCAGTCCCAAAAGTAGAAGCAGCCTCCACAACCAAAACATCTCTGCCGTGATTCACACTTAGCTGTTGGGCTATAGCTAGGCCCACTACTCCGGCCCCTATCACCACGCAATCCACCTTCTCTTTGCTTATCGATAAATCTTTGTTTCTACTTGTTACACTCTCCTTTTCTCCCTTCGTTGTTGAAGTATGATGAGATGCCTTCATATTCCTTCCCGTCACCACCCGTCGGATTAGCGTCTTCGCTTTCAACATCTTCTCGGCTCCGGTGATCGGAGGGATTGTTGTTTGGAACCGACTGCTTTCTCGGATTTTTCTTTTTGGACGTTgataattttgtatttatatttaactagtctaaatatgtaaataaatttcttttaaaattttgaatttgatttaattaaatattcgcatttgaattttatttaaaatcttcCCTCGTGTATTGACGTTTCTTCGAATAAAGAATTATgcaagaattttttatttttcttacagAATTTGAGTTAAGACAGAGAACCGATCTTAatcgattaaaaaatatattacactgCTAAGgcctaaatatatatttcagaACCTTGGTCAAGATAAATCTTAATCATGGAATATCTAGTCATACTCGAAATTTAAACAAGTTTAGTTTGACCAACAATCTTCATTAGTTAGGATCACTATTTAGAAATAattctattttcattttttattattattattattataatatacctcctttcattattataataataatatacctAAACTAGCAAGGAGGAGATAGAGAATATCAAAAGTGTATGAAGTACAAAATATTGAATATTAGAAGTGTAGAAAATGAGAAAAATGAGTTTTTTattcaaacaaataaataaataatgatcagtaaatcaatcatcaatatacttatataaaggagaagcgaggggcgtgtaggtggcgcctctcatatagctccgttctatttttctaattttatgaaatttttggatgaaaaatatcaaaaaaaaattgtctgagattaattgatatggtatatatcttggcataaattaatttgattctgtttcaaattatttatggaatataataaattgcaagtattaatctgattctgtttcagattatttatggaatatagtagcttgcaagttttttaatctgattctatttcagattatttaattatagaaaggagtagcacacaaatctctctacacctataaataccccgtTAGGTTGTAGAattttgaatcatctaaacacaacctacactctctctcaatatcacagtttgggggtgtgcattcggtttgGTTAACCGAAAATcgaaccgaataaccgaaataatttcggttcggttaatcaaaatttatatttcggttTGGTATTCGATagccaaattttcatttttcggttattcggttATTCAGTTTTTTAacgcggttaaccgaaaaccgaacagTTAAACGAAGttttatttactttataaaaaatatatcaggtGCAGGTGACATTATCATATGAGGACCGGCTACTGGCTTCTGCCTTAAAACTTTTTTATTAACTTGGATTGTgaacttaaatatttttaacgaCTGTCTTAAAGTGACTCATTGGAGACTTGCAGTTGTAATTTTTAAGTAACAAATTATCTTAATGCTTGATGCAATGatgtttatttcaaattattttcataGCTTTCACTTTTCATTggttttctgaaaatttcagttaataatttcggttttcggtattaaccgaaatttaaatttcggttcggttacaaaaccgaaattaattcggttcggtattcGGTAGAGTTTTTCATAGAATTTCAGTtttgattaatcaaaataaattttggttaaccgaatgcacacccctgatcacagtgatatatgtttgttggttattttttataatatttgttttggtcgTCAAACGTATTTGTTGTTTGTAAGCTTACTGTCTGTTTTATTGGGCGATCGATGTATATGGCtagatgtcatcaatcagtTATGTTAAAAAGCCGTATGCTTTTTATATGCAGGAATTGGTGTATATGTCTAACAAGCagtgtttggaaaagttaatgacaatgttagtcaagaacatgattacttttataaaaaaaacacaataagaAAAGTTAATGATAATGTTagtcaagaacatgattacttttcaaaaaataataattaaaattaagattcgtcgtgctttaaatcgttaattatatgtagaaatttattatcattttttcactcatgaattatagtccaattttgcaattt
This genomic window contains:
- the LOC108224905 gene encoding L-2-hydroxyglutarate dehydrogenase, mitochondrial; this encodes MLKAKTLIRRVVTGRNMKASHHTSTTKGEKESVTSRNKDLSISKEKVDCVVIGAGVVGLAIAQQLSVNHGRDVLVVEAASTFGTGTSSRNSEVVHAGIYYPTNSLKARFCVSGRKMLYDYCKEREIPYKKIGKLIVATRSSEIPKLNVLMDQGLQNGVDGLKMMEGNEAKRMEPELQCVKAILSSASGIVDTHSLMLSLLGEAESHGTTFSFNTTVTGGHLEGNHIHLHISGTKDLENCDGRSSLHPDLMLIPRLVVNAAGLSAPLLAKRFSGINCGAIPGSYYARGSYFTLTNIKAPPFKRLIYPIPEDGGLGVHVTLDLNGQVKFGPDVEWIDGIDDISSFLNKFNYSVCADRANQFYSEIWKYYPDLKDGSLEPSYAGIRPKLSGPGHGSVDFVIQGEEIHGIPGLVNLFGIESPGITSSMAIAEHVAARFL